In Gordonia phthalatica, one genomic interval encodes:
- a CDS encoding TetR/AcrR family transcriptional regulator — protein sequence MVDDASTTRRGRGRPPGPPLDLARRRTLLLDAAEDALRTGGSDVGLGEVAKIAGLSRSAVYAAFADRDALLDALAARRSRRIVDDLGSVLSTITDPRDQTRAAVDILAAWFEEEPVLAPVLMSRLSHAGAGDGSILDALVGILRAGFAARGSDDAAAEPWAHAIVGAVSSTVTWWSRTATMPRAQVVDHLTDLIWAGFSGVTPSA from the coding sequence ATGGTGGACGACGCATCGACGACGCGGCGCGGTCGCGGGCGTCCACCGGGGCCGCCGCTGGACCTCGCGCGCCGTCGCACACTCCTGCTCGACGCCGCGGAGGACGCGCTGCGCACCGGTGGTTCCGATGTGGGCCTGGGCGAGGTCGCGAAGATCGCCGGGCTGTCGCGATCGGCGGTGTACGCGGCGTTCGCCGACCGCGACGCGCTGCTGGACGCCCTCGCCGCGCGGCGGAGCCGGCGGATCGTCGACGACCTGGGTTCGGTGCTGTCGACGATCACCGATCCGCGCGATCAGACGCGCGCCGCCGTCGACATCCTGGCCGCCTGGTTCGAGGAGGAACCGGTGCTGGCGCCGGTCCTGATGTCGCGCCTCAGCCACGCCGGGGCGGGCGACGGCTCGATCCTCGACGCGCTGGTGGGCATCCTGCGAGCGGGGTTCGCCGCGCGTGGATCAGACGACGCGGCCGCGGAGCCGTGGGCGCACGCGATCGTCGGCGCGGTGTCGTCGACCGTGACCTGGTGGTCGAGGACGGCGACGATGCCGCGGGCTCAGGTGGTGGACCACCTCACCGACTTGATCTGGGCGGGGTTCTCCGGGGTGACTCCGTCGGCCTGA
- a CDS encoding SRPBCC family protein, which translates to MPTLTLTATLPCSADVAWSLLTDPARMNTWSSAHVTLTEPGAGDDAAGVGALRRITLPHGRISFLEVVEGSVPPHLLRYRVFRAGPLLRHHRGEQRITATAGGGCRIDWTVDVDLVVPLLGRGMVAYLRREVRSSLDAMRRIAEELDLGRTAAKPAVVERRHPTPERLDALTAAARRSLAEQRAVADELAAADDPKQWFARVYQYVTEEMIAHALDPDSALRLENPDWVLALIPVFHEYFITNLDDYRHGREPESAWQRAWSICEREDPENPALPIMKGLLAGVSAHIEADLPRAIARVQAAEFPDRDLREFRPDYLALAPIFHTASARLLDDLPGSYQPWWVTPVRRLHPNFLDAAISRTGYDVARHRLRAFDEAVRLWNGSTVVRPTESPRRTPPRSSR; encoded by the coding sequence ATGCCGACCTTGACGCTGACCGCGACGCTGCCCTGCAGCGCGGACGTCGCGTGGTCGCTCCTGACCGATCCCGCACGCATGAACACCTGGTCGTCAGCGCACGTCACGCTCACCGAACCGGGGGCCGGCGACGACGCGGCCGGGGTCGGCGCACTGCGACGAATCACGTTGCCGCACGGGCGGATCTCGTTCCTCGAGGTGGTCGAGGGCAGCGTGCCGCCACACCTGCTCCGCTATCGCGTCTTCCGCGCAGGCCCGCTCCTACGCCACCACCGCGGCGAGCAGCGGATCACCGCGACGGCAGGCGGCGGGTGCCGCATCGACTGGACGGTCGACGTCGACCTCGTCGTTCCACTGCTCGGCCGGGGAATGGTGGCGTATCTCCGACGCGAGGTGCGATCGTCGCTCGACGCGATGCGCAGGATCGCCGAGGAACTCGATCTCGGCCGCACCGCCGCGAAACCAGCGGTCGTCGAACGGCGGCATCCGACCCCCGAACGCCTCGACGCACTGACTGCCGCCGCCCGCCGATCCCTCGCCGAGCAGCGGGCCGTCGCCGACGAGCTCGCCGCGGCGGACGACCCGAAGCAGTGGTTCGCGCGGGTGTACCAGTACGTCACGGAGGAGATGATCGCGCACGCTCTGGATCCGGACTCGGCTCTGCGCCTGGAGAACCCCGACTGGGTCCTGGCGCTGATCCCGGTCTTCCACGAGTACTTCATCACCAACCTCGACGACTACCGGCACGGTCGAGAACCCGAGTCCGCGTGGCAGCGCGCATGGTCGATCTGTGAACGCGAGGATCCGGAGAACCCGGCTCTGCCGATCATGAAGGGCCTGTTGGCCGGTGTGTCCGCCCACATCGAGGCCGACCTTCCGCGCGCCATCGCCCGCGTGCAGGCCGCCGAGTTCCCCGACCGTGACCTGCGCGAGTTCCGCCCCGACTACCTCGCCCTGGCCCCGATCTTCCACACCGCGTCCGCCCGTCTGCTCGACGACCTGCCCGGCTCGTACCAGCCGTGGTGGGTGACGCCGGTCCGACGCCTTCATCCGAACTTCTTGGACGCGGCCATCTCCCGCACGGGGTACGACGTGGCGCGCCACCGGCTCCGCGCGTTCGACGAGGCCGTCCGCCTCTGGAACGGATCGACGGTGGTCAGGCCGACGGAGTCACCCCGGAGAACCCCGCCCAGATCAAGTCGGTGA
- a CDS encoding oxygenase MpaB family protein produces the protein MSGTTSAQAEAITGAQNWDAVRERFPERVDQMADGLMVGDPLADAVIADVMSDSDLTWRTVLTALESPTDATTDSEALRAFLDHVTDTPEWFDAAVARAGARAWWRFGSLQVGTLYQSLIYGYQAQGFVRPLIETGRLSEGTWDRVVATGRWVTLATAPGMMAPGAPGWVETVRIRLVHAMVRHHLLARGWDSDEWGAPINQTYSQLTITAGFLILPLTIAKDLGIRYSSAELEAITHLWRYIGWTMGVEPARLPVDFADATEIRTISREFRLRPVDASRVLVKALLDDGYRTAVGLPGPLDGVLHHLTKPLLRPFFSAISARWVDPEVVRAMGLRTTPLHHVVGLARPLVRSREVVRTLGLLGAERSVAQREFRLVTRGLGIDDDDFADFGDRYRHVDEGRMDTVA, from the coding sequence ATGAGCGGAACCACATCGGCTCAGGCCGAAGCCATCACCGGCGCGCAGAACTGGGATGCGGTCCGCGAGCGGTTCCCCGAGCGCGTCGACCAGATGGCCGACGGCCTGATGGTGGGCGATCCGCTCGCCGACGCCGTCATCGCCGACGTGATGAGCGACTCCGACCTCACCTGGCGGACCGTGCTCACCGCCCTCGAATCCCCCACCGACGCAACGACCGACTCCGAGGCACTCCGCGCCTTCCTCGACCACGTCACCGACACGCCGGAATGGTTCGACGCCGCCGTCGCCCGAGCAGGCGCACGCGCCTGGTGGCGATTCGGGTCACTCCAGGTGGGCACCCTGTATCAGTCGCTCATCTACGGCTACCAGGCCCAGGGCTTCGTCCGGCCGCTGATCGAGACCGGCCGCCTGAGCGAGGGGACATGGGACCGGGTCGTCGCGACCGGGCGCTGGGTCACCCTCGCGACCGCACCCGGGATGATGGCGCCCGGCGCACCGGGATGGGTCGAGACGGTGCGGATCCGCCTGGTGCACGCGATGGTCCGCCACCACCTGCTCGCCCGCGGCTGGGACAGCGACGAATGGGGCGCGCCGATCAACCAGACCTACTCCCAGTTGACGATCACGGCGGGCTTCCTGATCCTGCCGTTGACGATCGCCAAGGACCTCGGAATCCGGTACTCGAGCGCCGAGCTCGAAGCCATCACGCACCTCTGGCGGTACATCGGCTGGACCATGGGCGTGGAACCCGCACGACTGCCGGTCGACTTCGCCGATGCCACCGAGATCCGGACGATCTCCCGCGAGTTCCGACTCCGCCCTGTCGACGCCTCCCGCGTGCTGGTGAAGGCCCTGCTCGACGACGGCTACCGCACCGCAGTCGGACTGCCCGGACCGCTCGACGGCGTGCTGCACCACCTCACCAAACCCCTGCTGCGGCCGTTCTTCTCGGCGATCAGCGCGCGCTGGGTGGATCCCGAGGTGGTTCGCGCCATGGGCCTGCGGACCACGCCGCTGCACCACGTCGTCGGTCTGGCACGACCGCTGGTCCGGTCCCGCGAGGTGGTCCGCACCCTCGGCCTCCTCGGTGCTGAGCGATCGGTCGCGCAGCGCGAGTTCCGTCTGGTGACGCGGGGTCTCGGCATCGACGACGACGACTTCGCCGACTTCGGGGACCGGTACCGGCACGTCGACGAGGGTCGCATGGACACGGTGGCATGA
- a CDS encoding crotonase/enoyl-CoA hydratase family protein, translating into MDYTTLTHENQDGILIVRLDRPDNLNAFTVEMAEELEATFRNVNDDDSVRAVIVTGNGRAFCAGMDLVGIDGNVFGLDESKNPTLADMADLDDPELARVRDTGGRVSLAIHACRKPVIAAINGAAVGIGATMTLPMDARLVSTKARVGFVFGRLGIVPEAASSWFLPRVVGLPKALDLVYRADILDGQAALDAGLAQSIHEPDDLLPAAIDLANAWTKGRSPVAVAFARQMLYRNSAQDHPVEAHRVDSLAMFYTSKGDGADGVRAFLEKRPADFQGKASQMPDFYREWLGE; encoded by the coding sequence GTGGACTACACGACGCTGACGCACGAGAACCAAGACGGAATCCTGATCGTCCGGCTCGACCGGCCGGACAATCTGAACGCCTTCACCGTCGAGATGGCCGAGGAGCTCGAGGCCACCTTCCGGAACGTGAACGACGACGACTCGGTGCGCGCCGTGATCGTCACCGGCAACGGCCGCGCCTTCTGCGCGGGCATGGACCTCGTCGGCATCGACGGCAACGTCTTCGGGCTCGATGAGTCCAAGAACCCGACCCTGGCCGACATGGCGGACCTCGACGACCCCGAACTCGCGCGCGTCCGCGACACCGGCGGGCGCGTAAGTCTGGCGATCCACGCGTGCCGCAAGCCGGTGATCGCCGCAATCAACGGTGCCGCCGTCGGGATCGGCGCCACGATGACCCTCCCGATGGACGCCCGACTGGTGTCGACGAAGGCGCGCGTCGGCTTCGTCTTCGGTCGACTCGGCATCGTCCCGGAGGCGGCGTCGTCGTGGTTCCTGCCGCGCGTCGTCGGACTGCCGAAGGCCCTCGACCTGGTCTATCGCGCCGACATCCTCGACGGCCAGGCCGCACTCGACGCCGGGCTGGCGCAGAGCATCCACGAGCCCGACGATCTGCTGCCCGCAGCGATCGACCTCGCCAACGCCTGGACGAAGGGCCGCTCCCCCGTGGCCGTCGCCTTCGCCCGGCAGATGCTCTACCGCAACTCCGCGCAGGACCACCCCGTCGAGGCGCATCGGGTCGACTCGCTCGCGATGTTCTACACCAGCAAGGGCGACGGCGCCGATGGCGTCCGCGCCTTCCTCGAGAAGCGGCCGGCCGACTTCCAGGGGAAGGCCTCGCAGATGCCGGACTTCTACCGGGAGTGGCTCGGCGAGTAG
- a CDS encoding DUF222 domain-containing protein yields the protein MATKTASPTGSTRSSVVVTDDAIQVRIPRPDTAGPQSAGAATLAFAARADSFQGLVLWHRYEAIYALLVARMAQADANGANTEYTRVYDPLCQVAASYAVAAGVRQRSAEHFVEAAQACFEKVPAVGRLLRDGLITPAWFTRVVEQTSLVIDPELMAFLDAEIAHRLSTLGGLTAKRVEDAVKAIVAEHDPDAVMLTREEVTAQKNVIVNPLNEGMSEVIVTTTAEDAILIKDALDAVIAGVCPFDGRTRGQLRSDAAAARLTGAPFVCACGREDCAAELSDEQIAQRCARVVLHVVARKETLDGTSSTPALLDGYGPISADHARELAGRPDAVRRELNLDELMDHQAQPGNVYRPTAALDTAARAVHGTCSWIGCDRPAWKCDLDHVTEFNHADPAAGGATCACNLNPKCKFHHGLKTHAAGWLDDQIVGADGVIWTEITTPEGLTVRKQAANGWLLPELGLIPCSHGAATRPGAGHAGDGTEPERARTRLEAKHQYRMRQRAANRRAREAAVAAMEAADGEPPF from the coding sequence ATGGCAACGAAAACAGCAAGTCCAACCGGTTCGACCCGTTCGTCGGTGGTGGTGACCGACGACGCGATCCAAGTGCGGATCCCGCGTCCGGACACGGCAGGACCGCAGTCGGCGGGGGCGGCCACACTCGCCTTTGCCGCCCGAGCGGACTCCTTCCAAGGGCTGGTCCTGTGGCATCGGTACGAGGCGATCTATGCGCTGTTGGTGGCGCGGATGGCGCAGGCCGACGCGAACGGGGCGAACACCGAGTACACGCGGGTCTACGATCCGCTGTGCCAGGTCGCTGCGTCGTACGCGGTCGCCGCCGGGGTGCGGCAGAGGTCGGCGGAGCACTTCGTCGAAGCCGCCCAGGCATGCTTCGAGAAGGTTCCGGCGGTGGGGCGTCTGCTGCGCGACGGACTGATCACCCCGGCGTGGTTCACCCGGGTCGTCGAACAGACCTCCCTGGTCATCGACCCCGAGTTGATGGCGTTCCTCGATGCGGAGATCGCCCACCGCCTCTCCACCCTCGGCGGCCTCACCGCCAAGCGCGTCGAGGACGCCGTCAAGGCGATCGTCGCCGAACACGACCCGGACGCGGTCATGCTGACCCGCGAAGAAGTCACAGCGCAGAAGAACGTGATCGTGAACCCGCTCAACGAGGGGATGTCGGAGGTCATCGTCACCACCACCGCCGAGGACGCCATCCTCATCAAAGACGCCCTCGACGCGGTGATCGCCGGAGTGTGCCCGTTCGACGGCCGCACCCGTGGGCAGTTGCGTTCGGATGCGGCGGCCGCCCGCCTGACCGGTGCCCCGTTCGTCTGCGCGTGCGGCCGTGAGGACTGCGCTGCCGAACTGTCCGACGAGCAGATCGCCCAGCGCTGCGCCCGCGTGGTGCTGCACGTCGTCGCCCGCAAGGAGACGCTCGACGGCACGTCCTCGACCCCGGCACTGCTCGACGGGTACGGCCCCATCTCCGCCGACCACGCCCGCGAGTTGGCCGGGCGCCCCGACGCAGTCCGCCGGGAGTTGAACCTCGACGAACTCATGGATCATCAGGCCCAGCCGGGCAACGTGTATCGGCCGACGGCCGCGTTGGACACCGCGGCGCGCGCCGTCCACGGGACGTGCTCGTGGATCGGCTGCGATCGCCCGGCGTGGAAGTGCGACCTGGATCATGTGACCGAGTTCAATCACGCCGACCCGGCCGCGGGCGGTGCCACCTGCGCGTGCAATCTCAACCCGAAGTGCAAGTTCCACCACGGTCTCAAAACCCACGCGGCCGGATGGCTCGACGACCAGATCGTCGGCGCGGACGGGGTGATCTGGACTGAGATCACCACCCCTGAAGGGCTGACGGTGCGGAAGCAGGCCGCCAACGGGTGGCTCCTGCCGGAGTTGGGTTTGATTCCCTGTTCGCACGGTGCGGCGACACGACCGGGTGCCGGACACGCCGGTGATGGCACAGAACCGGAGCGGGCGCGTACTCGGTTGGAGGCCAAGCATCAGTACCGGATGCGGCAGCGGGCCGCGAACCGCCGGGCTCGCGAGGCCGCGGTGGCGGCGATGGAGGCTGCCGACGGCGAGCCACCGTTCTGA
- a CDS encoding peroxidase-related enzyme (This protein belongs to a clade of uncharacterized proteins related to peroxidases such as the alkylhydroperoxidase AhpD.) — translation MSDRITALDLPEGELSDRTRKYFDICREKLGMVPNVLQAYTFDETKLNAFTAMYNDLMLGESGLSPLEREMIAVVVSSINKCYYCLTAHGASVRELSGDPELGELLVMNFRAADLPDRQRAMLLFAEKLTEQPSKMEESDRQSLRDAGLSDRDIFDVASTAAFFNMTNRVASGIDMRPNPEYSSQHRG, via the coding sequence GTGAGCGACCGGATCACCGCCCTCGACCTTCCCGAAGGCGAGTTGAGCGACCGTACCCGCAAATACTTCGACATCTGCCGCGAGAAGCTCGGCATGGTCCCGAACGTCTTGCAGGCCTACACGTTCGACGAAACCAAACTCAACGCGTTCACCGCGATGTACAACGATCTGATGCTCGGCGAGTCGGGTCTGTCGCCGCTGGAGCGAGAGATGATCGCCGTCGTCGTGTCGTCGATCAACAAGTGCTACTACTGCCTCACCGCGCACGGCGCATCCGTCCGCGAACTGTCCGGTGATCCGGAACTGGGCGAACTCCTCGTCATGAACTTCCGTGCAGCCGACCTCCCCGACCGTCAGCGCGCGATGCTCCTCTTCGCGGAGAAGCTGACCGAGCAGCCGTCGAAGATGGAGGAGTCCGACCGCCAGTCACTGCGTGACGCCGGGCTCTCCGACCGCGACATCTTCGACGTCGCCTCGACCGCCGCCTTCTTCAACATGACCAACCGCGTCGCGAGCGGTATCGACATGCGGCCGAACCCGGAGTACTCATCGCAGCATCGAGGTTGA
- a CDS encoding CaiB/BaiF CoA transferase family protein: protein MAPHSDPLLPLDGVTVVTLEQAVAVPLASRQLADLGARVIKVERPDGGDFARAYDHAVEGTGAHFVWLNRGKESLAVDLKSVEGRDLVLSLIRRSDVFLQNLAPGAAARLGFGSDELRANHPELVTVDLSGYGSGGPFEQRKAYDMLIQAESGLISITGTPDAAVKTGIPTADIASGMYCAQAVLAALLRRFRTGEGASIEVSMLEATVEWMGHSLYTQMYTGEQPQRMGVSHVSIAPYDAYPTADGQILIGVQSDGGWNALTDVLDIPELRTDPRFDTNIHRVENRSACDAVVAEQTRRFTTADLDAKLAAAGIPAAQIKELRDVAAHPQLAARDRWRTVGTEHAQVKALLPPATFSDSAATMGDVPALGQHTAALLTELGVDDETVSRLRSAGVVLCH from the coding sequence ATGGCCCCGCACTCCGATCCGCTGCTCCCCCTCGACGGCGTCACCGTCGTCACGCTGGAACAGGCGGTCGCCGTCCCCCTCGCCTCACGCCAACTGGCCGACCTGGGAGCACGGGTCATCAAGGTGGAACGGCCCGACGGCGGCGACTTCGCCCGCGCCTACGACCACGCCGTCGAGGGCACCGGCGCGCACTTCGTCTGGCTCAACCGGGGCAAGGAGTCGTTGGCCGTCGACCTCAAATCGGTCGAGGGTCGCGACCTGGTGTTGTCGCTGATTCGACGGTCCGATGTCTTCCTGCAGAACCTGGCGCCCGGTGCCGCCGCCCGCCTCGGCTTCGGCTCCGACGAGTTGCGCGCCAACCATCCCGAGCTCGTCACCGTCGACCTGTCGGGGTACGGCAGTGGCGGCCCGTTCGAGCAGCGCAAGGCCTACGACATGCTCATTCAGGCCGAGAGCGGTCTCATCTCCATCACCGGCACTCCCGACGCGGCTGTGAAGACCGGCATCCCAACCGCCGACATCGCTTCCGGAATGTATTGCGCGCAAGCGGTTCTCGCTGCCCTGCTGCGGCGCTTCCGGACCGGCGAGGGCGCGAGCATCGAGGTGTCGATGCTCGAAGCGACCGTCGAGTGGATGGGGCATTCGCTCTACACGCAGATGTACACCGGTGAGCAACCGCAGCGGATGGGCGTGAGTCACGTGTCGATCGCACCGTACGACGCCTACCCCACCGCCGACGGACAGATCCTCATCGGCGTGCAGAGCGATGGCGGGTGGAACGCACTCACCGATGTCCTCGACATCCCGGAACTGCGCACCGATCCTCGTTTCGACACCAACATCCATCGCGTCGAGAATCGGTCCGCGTGCGACGCCGTGGTCGCCGAGCAGACCCGCCGCTTCACCACCGCCGACTTGGACGCGAAGCTCGCCGCCGCGGGCATCCCCGCCGCCCAGATCAAGGAATTGCGCGACGTCGCCGCCCATCCCCAGCTCGCCGCCCGCGACCGGTGGCGCACCGTCGGCACGGAGCATGCGCAGGTCAAAGCGTTGCTGCCACCCGCGACCTTCAGCGACTCGGCGGCCACGATGGGCGATGTCCCCGCTCTCGGGCAGCACACCGCCGCACTGCTCACCGAGCTCGGTGTGGACGACGAGACCGTCTCGCGGCTGCGGTCGGCCGGCGTGGTGCTGTGTCACTGA